One Rhizobiales bacterium GAS188 DNA window includes the following coding sequences:
- a CDS encoding Uncharacterized membrane protein YphA, DoxX/SURF4 family — protein MPSQAVQSSWKTVAILVGRLIFAGVFIMAAIFKFADIGGTAGYIASVGLPAPSLLAWCAALFECALILCLLTGAYFSEAALLAAAYVLFLGFAFHGPAHWSGNQAEFGFFVDHFTFLAGLLFAAVHGPGRLLALHRGFLNRG, from the coding sequence ATGCCCTCGCAAGCCGTTCAATCCTCCTGGAAAACCGTAGCGATCCTCGTCGGTCGTTTGATTTTCGCGGGCGTCTTCATCATGGCTGCGATCTTCAAGTTCGCGGACATCGGCGGCACGGCAGGCTACATCGCTTCGGTGGGGCTTCCAGCTCCATCGCTGCTGGCCTGGTGCGCTGCCCTGTTCGAATGCGCCTTGATCCTGTGCTTGCTGACGGGTGCTTATTTCTCGGAAGCTGCGCTCCTTGCGGCCGCCTATGTGCTGTTCCTTGGCTTTGCCTTCCACGGGCCGGCGCACTGGAGCGGCAATCAGGCGGAGTTCGGCTTCTTCGTCGATCACTTCACCTTCCTTGCGGGATTGTTGTTTGCTGCGGTCCATGGGCCAGGCCGCCTCCTGGCATTGCATCGTGGTTTCCTCAACAGAGGGTAG
- a CDS encoding Predicted dehydrogenase, giving the protein MSAIKTALIGCGTVCNWHLEELVRLRELFDVKTVCDVDGKKAKEVAQRWGVEYWHEDYRTVLRDPDVECLWVLTPPFNHCEISVAALNAGKHVFCEKPLARTSEQCRQILDASRANRHVFLLGYPMRFSSDAVNLRELVQSGAVGRPVVFRDMWSVCKGSDSLAIHDADQGGGVIYEHTHWLDFVAWTFGYPKKIYASTRKLKVGPTTADDTIIAIIDFASGDQAIWSESWAATGFGWEPLCVGRGGIRPTFDVIGKTGVIQFPNSRGERVLSLYDYEAPAEPIRSWHWENDWGTNADAFPNEHRHLYDCIRNGVEPRCQAADGLLAVQLAEGIIESSHNGMPVSLL; this is encoded by the coding sequence ATGAGCGCGATCAAGACTGCCCTCATTGGCTGCGGTACGGTTTGCAACTGGCACCTCGAAGAATTGGTGAGGTTGCGCGAACTGTTCGACGTCAAGACCGTTTGCGATGTCGACGGAAAGAAAGCCAAAGAGGTTGCGCAGCGTTGGGGAGTCGAATATTGGCACGAGGATTACCGGACCGTCTTGCGCGATCCGGATGTCGAATGTCTATGGGTTTTGACGCCACCGTTCAATCACTGCGAAATCAGCGTAGCCGCATTGAATGCGGGAAAACACGTTTTCTGCGAAAAGCCATTGGCGAGAACGTCTGAGCAATGTCGGCAGATTCTTGATGCCTCTCGGGCAAACCGGCATGTGTTCCTGCTCGGGTATCCGATGCGGTTCTCCAGCGATGCGGTAAATCTCAGGGAGCTGGTGCAGAGCGGAGCGGTCGGGCGTCCGGTTGTCTTCCGGGATATGTGGTCCGTGTGCAAGGGATCCGACAGCTTGGCGATTCACGATGCCGATCAAGGAGGCGGCGTGATCTACGAGCATACCCACTGGCTTGATTTCGTCGCATGGACCTTTGGCTATCCCAAGAAAATTTACGCGTCGACGCGAAAGCTCAAGGTCGGACCGACCACGGCGGACGACACCATCATAGCCATTATCGATTTTGCTTCGGGCGATCAGGCGATCTGGTCGGAATCCTGGGCCGCGACCGGATTTGGTTGGGAGCCGTTATGCGTCGGTCGCGGAGGCATTCGGCCGACCTTCGACGTCATCGGCAAGACGGGCGTCATACAGTTCCCGAATTCGCGCGGCGAGAGGGTCCTTAGTCTCTACGACTATGAGGCGCCAGCTGAGCCGATAAGGTCGTGGCACTGGGAAAACGATTGGGGCACGAATGCCGATGCGTTTCCGAACGAGCACCGGCATTTATACGACTGTATTCGCAACGGCGTCGAGCCGAGATGCCAGGCAGCCGACGGGCTGCTTGCCGTGCAGCTGGCCGAAGGCATCATCGAGTCCAGCCATAACGGTATGCCCGTCTCATTGCTATAA
- a CDS encoding asparagine synthase (glutamine-hydrolysing), producing MDPTICGAIAARSRQELGCLSQMVAEMCQAICPSCHQPQRSMPPGTSNIIFAKIIGARTTSSIRSLLYEQPSALFTGTVYNKSALLDALGFGRGDLATPPEDEWLVTHAIQRWGVPKALKEISGKFALAFWDAQERRLVLASDRSTELNLYYAKIGTILLFSSDFRAFKPFHRRLEIDRDALSMLVRYGYLPAPYTIYREARKLPASHFAAFLSDPSESMKVSEGRYAESLYERHSIQSPGQLSDLEATDRLDTLLLNGITSRVGNSSVGAFMSSGFDSTLVAAMLQKATGRRIPTFTIGFQGVHFDEAPAARLIAEHLGTSHQEIYLDDKMLAAAVLDIPKTYPEPLADSSQLPTMIMARSAKQLVDTVFSGDGGDCILGEYTVLMPIYRALLRAQSLSLPVRRALCNILTVLGGIHPQLGSSIAGYLAKRLKIADPGRDMFLDVLGLLRSSDLGAAGLTVISRVSDPALFVPGSDEPDIGWHDGFALGRAAAAIDQLVKLDAEVTLPPVIRKTVSACEHASLNVAMPFMDRELLDFCSMLPRRLKYRRDRSKWLLRQVAYRYTPKALLDLPKRGFSIWLSPILRRELRDWAEHLLNEKRLESEGFFDPKRVRREWQLHVDGVGDFREERLWSILMFQQWLDTFASY from the coding sequence ATGGATCCAACGATTTGTGGGGCAATCGCTGCGCGGTCGCGGCAAGAACTCGGTTGTCTGTCGCAGATGGTCGCGGAGATGTGCCAGGCGATCTGTCCGTCATGCCATCAACCGCAACGAAGCATGCCGCCCGGAACAAGCAATATAATCTTTGCCAAAATCATCGGCGCGCGGACGACGTCATCTATTCGCAGTCTACTATACGAACAGCCATCTGCATTATTTACCGGTACGGTATATAACAAATCGGCGCTTCTCGATGCATTGGGATTTGGGCGTGGTGATCTTGCGACTCCCCCAGAGGATGAATGGCTGGTTACGCATGCAATTCAACGCTGGGGCGTGCCGAAAGCGCTGAAAGAGATTTCCGGAAAATTCGCCCTGGCTTTCTGGGACGCGCAAGAAAGACGCCTGGTGCTTGCGAGCGATCGCAGCACCGAGCTCAATCTGTATTACGCAAAAATCGGTACGATATTGCTGTTCAGTTCCGATTTCCGGGCATTCAAGCCTTTCCACAGGCGGCTTGAAATCGATCGGGATGCCTTGTCCATGCTCGTGCGCTACGGATACCTTCCAGCGCCTTACACCATTTATAGAGAGGCAAGAAAACTCCCGGCATCGCACTTCGCGGCCTTTCTTAGCGATCCATCCGAATCCATGAAGGTATCGGAAGGGCGTTACGCAGAATCGCTTTACGAACGTCACTCTATCCAATCACCTGGGCAATTATCCGATTTGGAGGCAACGGATCGTCTCGATACGCTGCTCCTCAATGGAATCACGAGCCGTGTCGGCAACTCCAGCGTCGGCGCCTTCATGTCGAGCGGCTTCGATTCCACTCTGGTCGCAGCCATGCTCCAAAAGGCAACCGGACGTCGAATCCCAACCTTCACGATCGGCTTTCAAGGCGTGCACTTTGACGAAGCCCCCGCTGCCCGGCTCATCGCCGAACATCTGGGTACCAGCCATCAGGAGATATATCTCGACGACAAGATGCTTGCCGCCGCGGTTTTGGATATTCCGAAGACCTATCCCGAACCGCTTGCCGATTCGTCTCAATTGCCGACGATGATAATGGCTCGCAGCGCAAAGCAACTCGTCGATACGGTGTTTTCCGGCGACGGCGGAGATTGCATCTTGGGGGAGTATACCGTCCTTATGCCGATATACAGGGCATTGTTGCGCGCGCAAAGCCTGTCGCTTCCCGTTAGACGCGCCTTATGCAATATTCTGACCGTTCTCGGGGGAATTCATCCGCAATTGGGCTCATCGATTGCGGGGTATTTGGCCAAGCGTCTGAAAATCGCCGATCCGGGCAGGGACATGTTTCTCGATGTCCTGGGCCTGCTGCGCAGCAGCGATCTTGGAGCGGCCGGGCTGACAGTGATATCGAGAGTGTCCGATCCTGCGCTGTTCGTGCCCGGCTCCGATGAACCGGATATCGGCTGGCATGACGGATTCGCGTTGGGACGCGCCGCGGCTGCAATCGACCAACTGGTCAAGCTGGATGCCGAGGTCACGCTTCCGCCCGTGATCAGGAAGACGGTCTCGGCTTGCGAGCACGCTTCATTGAACGTAGCCATGCCGTTCATGGATAGGGAATTACTCGACTTCTGTTCGATGCTCCCGCGCAGGCTCAAATACCGAAGGGACAGGTCGAAATGGCTGTTGCGGCAGGTGGCCTATCGATACACCCCCAAGGCACTTCTCGATCTGCCAAAACGGGGCTTCAGCATATGGTTGAGCCCCATCCTCAGGCGTGAGCTCAGGGATTGGGCGGAACACCTGCTCAACGAGAAACGACTCGAATCGGAAGGCTTCTTTGATCCCAAGCGGGTACGAAGAGAGTGGCAGCTCCATGTCGATGGCGTGGGCGATTTCAGGGAGGAGCGGCTTTGGTCGATTTTGATGTTTCAGCAATGGCTGGATACCTTCGCTTCATACTGA